From the genome of Candidatus Zixiibacteriota bacterium, one region includes:
- a CDS encoding HAD-IIB family hydrolase produces MTNNLVILTDLDGTLLDRNSFQPGPALKHLDECNRLKIPVVFVSGKSKAEIESIRKELHNESPFISENGGGLYIPVEQFPDLKGFSRDDKYWRWGADVSIDEMRKALFDIAAETGVKAKCFFEMSDEEAAKCTGLDLHRAKLAKQRDFDEPFILDNPPPDFIVVLRDEINKRGYRYTTGGQLHHIMGNFDKGHTVVLLKNIYFQVNPQMKFAALGDAYNDLEMLKQVDYPFLVRQANSSYAAEIVFDGLTITNGTGPSGFAEAVGSLIERFNPAV; encoded by the coding sequence ATGACTAATAATTTAGTAATATTAACCGATTTAGACGGCACTTTGCTGGATAGAAATTCTTTCCAACCCGGTCCGGCGCTTAAGCATTTGGATGAATGCAACAGGCTTAAAATACCAGTAGTATTTGTTTCGGGAAAAAGCAAAGCAGAGATCGAATCGATTAGAAAAGAACTGCATAATGAATCGCCGTTTATATCGGAAAATGGCGGTGGTTTATATATACCGGTTGAACAATTTCCCGACCTTAAAGGATTTTCGAGAGATGATAAATACTGGCGCTGGGGTGCTGATGTATCAATAGATGAAATGCGCAAAGCTTTGTTTGATATTGCCGCCGAGACCGGCGTTAAGGCAAAATGCTTTTTTGAGATGTCTGATGAAGAAGCGGCAAAGTGCACCGGCTTGGATTTGCATCGGGCCAAATTAGCTAAACAAAGAGATTTTGATGAACCGTTCATATTAGATAATCCGCCGCCTGATTTTATAGTCGTATTAAGAGATGAAATCAACAAGCGGGGATATAGGTATACGACTGGCGGGCAGCTGCATCATATTATGGGTAATTTCGATAAAGGCCATACTGTGGTATTGCTGAAAAATATTTATTTTCAGGTCAATCCACAAATGAAATTCGCAGCCTTGGGCGATGCCTATAACGATCTGGAAATGCTTAAGCAGGTTGATTATCCTTTTTTAGTTAGACAAGCAAACAGCTCGTATGCCGCAGAAATCGTATTCGATGGCTTGACCATAACAAACGGAACAGGACCATCGGGATTTGCCGAAGCGGTTGGTTCATTGATTGAAAGATTTAATCCGGCAGTATAA